A window from Odocoileus virginianus isolate 20LAN1187 ecotype Illinois chromosome 24, Ovbor_1.2, whole genome shotgun sequence encodes these proteins:
- the LOC139030855 gene encoding lysozyme C, kidney isozyme, with amino-acid sequence MKALLILGLLLLSVAAQGKVFERCELARTLKRLGMDGFRGVSLANWMCLARWESNYNTQATNYNSGDRSTDYGIFQINSRWWCNDGKTPGAVNACHIPCSALLQDDITQAVVCAKRVVSDPEGIRAWVAWRNRCQNQDLTSYIQGCGV; translated from the exons ATGAAGGCTCTCCTTATTCTGGGGCTTCTCCTCCTTTCTGTTGCTGCCCAGGGCAAGGTCTTTGAGCGATGTGAGCTTGCCAGAACTCTGAAAAGACTTGGAATGGATGGCTTTAGAGGAGTCAGCCTGGCAAACT GGATGTGTTTGGCCAGATGGGAAAGCAATTACAACACACAAGCTACAAACTACAATAGTGGAGACAGAAGCACTGATTATGGGATATTTCAAATCAATAGCCGCTGGTGGTGTAATGATGGCAAAACCCCAGGAGCAGTTAATGCCTGTCATATACCCTGCAGCG CGTTGCTGCAAGATGACATCACTCAAGCTGTAGTATGTGCAAAGAGGGTTGTCAGTGATCCAGAAGGCATTAGAGCATg GGTGGCCTGGAGAAATCGATGTCAAAACCAAGATCTCACCAGTTACATTCAGGGTTGTGGAGTGTAA